The proteins below come from a single Triticum aestivum cultivar Chinese Spring chromosome 5D, IWGSC CS RefSeq v2.1, whole genome shotgun sequence genomic window:
- the LOC123122887 gene encoding UDP-glucose 6-dehydrogenase 4, producing MVKICCIGAGYVGGPTMAVIAIKCPAIEVVVVDISKPRIDAWNSDTLPIYEPGLDDVVKACRGKNLFFSTDVEKHVAEADIIFVSVNTPTKTRGLGAGKAADLTYWESAARMIADVSKSDKIVVEKSTVPVKTAEAIEKILTHNSKGINYQILSNPEFLAEGTAIEDLFKPDRVLIGGRETPGGQKAVQALKEVYAHWVPEENIITTNLWSAELSKLAANAFLAQRISSVNAMSALCEATGANVSEVSYAIGKDSRIGPKFLNASVGFGGSCFQKDILNLVYICECNGLPEVANYWKQVIKINDYQKSRFVNRVVSSMFNTVSGKKIAVLGFAFKKDTGDTRETPAIDVCKGLVGDKAQVSIYDPQVTEEQIQRDLAMNKFDWDHPMHLQPTSPTAVKQVSVVWDAYEAAKGAHGVCILTEWDEFKKLDYQKIFDNMQKPAFVFDGRNVVDAEKLREIGFIVYSIGKPLDGWLKDMPAVA from the coding sequence ATGGTGAAGATCTGCTGCATCGGAGCTGGCTACGTCGGCGGCCCAACCATGGCCGTCATTGCCATCAAGTGCCCGGCGATCGAGGTGGTGGTCGTCGACATCTCCAAGCCCCGCATTGACGCCTGGAACAGCGACACCCTCCCGATCTACGAGCCCGGCCTCGATGACGTTGTCAAGGCCTGCAGGGGAAAGAACCTCTTCTTCAGCACTGATGTTGAGAAGCATGTCGCCGAGGCCGACATCATCTTCGTCTCAGTGAACACCCCCACCAAGACCCGCGGTCTGGGAGCCGGCAAGGCTGCCGACCTCACCTACTGGGAGAGCGCCGCCCGGATGATCGCCGACGTGTCCAAGTCGGACAAGATCGTCGTCGAGAAGTCCACCGTCCCTGTCAAGACCGCCGAGGCCATTGAGAAGATCCTCACCCACAACAGCAAGGGCATCAACTACCAGATCCTGTCCAACCCGGAGTTCCTCGCCGAGGGCACCGCCATCGAGGACCTCTTCAAGCCCGACAGAGTGCTCATCGGTGGCCGGGAGACCCCCGGGGGCCAGAAGGCCGTCCAGGCCCTCAAGGAGGTGTACGCCCACTGGGTGCCCGAGGAGAACATCATCACCACCAACCTGTGGTCCGCGGAGCTCTCCAAGCTGGCCGCCAACGCGTTCCTGGCGCAGAGGATCTCGTCGGTGAACGCCATGTCGGCGCTGTGCGAGGCCACCGGCGCCAACGTGTCGGAGGTGTCGTACGCCATCGGCAAGGACTCGAGGATCGGGCCCAAGTTCCTGAACGCCAGCGTGGGGTTCGGCGGGTCGTGCTTCCAGAAGGACATCCTGAACCTGGTGTACATCTGCGAGTGCAACGGCCTGCCGGAGGTGGCCAACTACTGGAAGCAGGTGATCAAGATCAACGACTACCAGAAGAGCCGGTTCGTGAACCGGGTGGTGTCGTCCATGTTCAACACGGTGTCCGGCAAGAAGATCGCGGTGCTCGGGTTCGCGTTCAAGAAGGACACGGGCGACACCCGGGAGACGCCGGCGATCGACGTGTGCAAGGGCCTGGTGGGCGACAAGGCCCAGGTGAGCATCTACGACCCGCAGGTGACGGAGGAGCAGATCCAGCGGGACCTGGCCATGAACAAGTTCGACTGGGACCACCCGATGCACCTGCAGCCGACCAGCCCCACGGCGGTGAAGCAGGTGAGCGTGGTGTGGGACGCGTACGAGGCCGCCAAGGGCGCCCACGGCGTGTGCATCCTCACCGAGTGGGACGAGTTCAAGAAGCTCGACTACCAGAAGATCTTCGACAACATGCAGAAGCCGGCCTTCGTGTTCGACGGCCGCAACGTGGTCGACGCCGAGAAGCTCAGGGAGATCGGCTTCATCGTCTACTCCATCGGCAAGCCGCTCGACGGGTGGCTCAAGGACATGCCCGCCGTGGCCTAA